A genomic stretch from Panthera uncia isolate 11264 chromosome E3, Puncia_PCG_1.0, whole genome shotgun sequence includes:
- the SRRT gene encoding serrate RNA effector molecule homolog isoform X3, whose protein sequence is MGDSDDEYDRRRRDKFRRERSDYDRSRERDERRRGDDWNDREWDRGRERRSRGEYRDYDRNRRERFSPPRHELSPPQKRMRRDWDEHSSDPYHSGYEMPYAGGGGGPTYGPPQPWGHPDVHIMQHHVLPIQARLPDRAPPRLGSIAEIDLGVPPPVMKTFKEFLLSLDDSVDETEAVKRYNDYKLDFRRQQMQDFFLAHKDEEWFRSKYHPDEVGKRRQEARGALQNRLRVFLSLMESGWFDNLLLDIDKADAIVKMLDAAVIKMEGGTENDLRILEQEEEEEQAGKPGEPSKKEEGRAGPGLGDGERKANDKDDKKEDGKQAENDISNDDKTKKSEGDGDKEEKKDDSEKDAKKSSKKRNRKHSGDDSFDEGSVSESESESESGQAEEEKEEAEEALKEKEKPKEEEREKPKDTPGLECKPRPLHKTCSLFMRNIAPNISRAEIISLCKRYPGFMRVALSEPQPERRFFRRGWVTFDRSVNIKEICWNLQNIRLRECELSPGVNRDLTRRVRNINGITQHKQIVRNDIKLAAKLIHTLDDRTQLWASEPGTPPLPTSLPSQNPILKNITDYLIEEVSAEEEELLGSSGGAPPEEPPKEGNPAEINVERDEKLIKVLDKLLLYLRIVHSLDYYNTCEYPNEDEMPNRCGIIHVRGPMPPNRISHGEVLEWQKTFEEKLAPLLSVRESLSEEEAQKMGRKDPEQEVEKFVTSNTQELGKDKWLCPLSGKKFKGPEFVRKHIFNKHAEKIEEVKKEVAFFNNFLTDAKRPALPEIKPAQPPGPAQSLTPGLPYPHQTPQGLMPYGQPRPPILGYGAGAVRPAVPTGGPPYPHAPYGAGRGNYDAFRGQGGYPGKPRNRMVRGDPRAIVEYRDLDAPDDVDFF, encoded by the exons ATGGGGGACAGTGACGACGAGTACGACCGAAGGCGCAGGGACAAGTTTAGAAGAGAGCGCAGCGACTATGACCGTTCTCGCGAAAGAGATGAAAGACGTCGAGGAGACGATTGGAATGACCG AGAGTGGGACCGTGGCCGGGAGCGCCGCAGTCGGGGTGAATATCGGGACTATGACCGGAATCGGCGAGAGCGCTTCTCTCCTCCCCGCCATGAACTCAGCCCCCCACAAAAGCGCATGAGGCGAGACTG GGATGAGCACAGTTCTGACCCATACCACAGTGGCTATGAGATGCCCTatgctggggggggtgggggcccaaCTTATGGCCCCCCTCAGCCCTGGGGCCACCCAGACGTCCACATCATGCAGCACCATGTTCTGCCTATCCAGGCCAG ACTTCCTGACCGGGCCCCCCCCAGGCTGGGCAGCATCGCAGAGATTGACTTGGGTGTGCCACCACCGGTGATGAAGACTTTCAAGGAGTTTCTCCTGTCGTTGGATGACTCTGTGGACGAGACCGAGGCCGTAAAGCGTTACAATGACTATAAGCTGGATTTTCGAAGGCAGCAGATGCAAGATTTCTTTTTGGCTCATAAAGATGAGGAGTG GTTTCGGTCTAAGTACCACCCAGATGAGGTGGGGAAGCGTCGGCAGGAGGCCCGGGGGGCCCTGCAAAACAGACTGAGGGTATTCCTGTCCCTCATGGAGAGTGGCTGGTTTGATAATCTTCTCCTGGACATAGACAAAGCTGATGCCATTGTCAAGATGCTGGATGCAG CTGTGATTAAGATGGAAGGAGGGACGGAGAACGATCTGCGCAtcctggagcaggaggaggaggaggagcaggcgGGAAAGCCTGGGGAGCCCAGCAAGAAAGAGGAAGGCCGGGCTGGACCAGGCCTGGGGGACGGAGAGCGCAAGGCCAATGATAAGGACGACAAGAAAGAAGACGGCAAACAG GCTGAAAATGACATTTCTAATGATGACAAAACTAAGAAATCTGAGGGTGATGGggacaaggaagagaagaaagacgACTCTGAGAAAGATGCCAAAAAG AGTAGCAAGAAGCGGAATAGGAAGCACAGCGGTGATGACAGCTTTGATGAAGGCAGTGTGTCCGAGTCGGAGTCCGAGTCCGAGAGTGGCCAagctgaggaagagaaggaagaggctg AAGAAGCACTCAAGGAAAAGGAGAAGcccaaagaagaggaaagggagaagccTAAGGACACTCCGGGGCTGGAATGTAAACCCCGTCCCCTCCATAAGACTTGCTCCCTGTTCATGCGCAACATCGCACCCAACATCTCGAGGGCAGAGATCATTTCT CTTTGTAAAAGATACCCCGGCTTCATGCGTGTGGCACTGTCAGAACCCCAGCCTGAGAGGAG GTTTTTCCGCCGCGGCTGGGTGACCTTTGACCGCAGTGTTAACATCAAAGAGATCTGTTGGAACCTGCAGAATATCCGA CTCCGAGAGTGTGAGCTGAGCCCTGGTGTGAACAGAGACCTGACCCGTCGAGTCCGCAACATCAATGGCATTACCCAGCACAAGCAGATCGTGCGCAACGACATCAAGTTGGCAGCCAAACTGATCCATACGCTGGATGACAGGACCCAGCTCTGGGCCTCTGAGCCTGGGACACCTCCTCTGCCAACA AGTCTGCCCTCCCAGAACCCAATCTTGAAGAATATCACGGACTATCTGATTGAGGAAGTGAGcgcggaggaggaggagctgctCGGGAGCAGTGGGGGGGCCCCCCCTGAGGAGCCCCCTAAGGAGGGGAACCCGGCAGAGATCAACGTGGAGCGGGATGAGAAACTGATCAAG GTTTTGGACAAACTCCTCCTCTATTTGCGCATCGTGCATTCCCTGGATTATTATAACACGTGCGAGTACCCCAATGAGGATGAAATGCCCAACCGCTGTGGCATCATCCACGTTCGTGGGCCCATGCCACCCAACCGCATTAGTCATGGAGAAG TGCTAGAGTGGCAGAAGACATTCGAGGAGAAGCTGGCTCCACTGCTGAGTGTACGGGAATCTCTTTCAGAGGAAGAGGCTCAGAAGATGGGTCGCAAAGACCCTGAGCAGGAAGTGGAAAAGTTTGTCACCTCTAACACTCAGGAACTGGGCAAGGATAAGTGGCTATGCCCTCTCAGTGGCAAGAAATTCAAG GGCCCTGAGTTTGTACGCAAACATATCTTCAACAAGCATGCAGAGAAAATTGAGGAAGTGAAGAAGGAGGTGGCGTTTTTTAACAACTTTCTCACTGATGCCAAGCGCCCAGCTCTGCCCGAGATCAAGCCAGCCCAGCCACCTGGCCCTGCCCAGA GCCTGACCCCGGGACTCCCCTACCCACACCAGACTCCACAGGGCCTGATGCCCTATGGTCAGCCCCGGCCCCCCATCTTGGGCTATGGAG CTGGTGCCGTCCGCCCTGCAGTCCCCACGGGAGGGCCTCCATACCCTCATGCCCCCTATGGTGCTGGTCGAGGGAACTATGATGCCTTTCGAGGCCAAGGAGGTTATCCTGGGAAGCCTCGAAACAG gATGGTCCGAGGAGACCCACGGGCTATTGTGGAGTACCGTGACCTGGATGCTCCAGATGATGTGGATTTCTTTTGA
- the SRRT gene encoding serrate RNA effector molecule homolog isoform X1, translating to MGDSDDEYDRRRRDKFRRERSDYDRSRERDERRRGDDWNDREWDRGRERRSRGEYRDYDRNRRERFSPPRHELSPPQKRMRRDWDEHSSDPYHSGYEMPYAGGGGGPTYGPPQPWGHPDVHIMQHHVLPIQARLPDRAPPRLGSIAEIDLGVPPPVMKTFKEFLLSLDDSVDETEAVKRYNDYKLDFRRQQMQDFFLAHKDEEWFRSKYHPDEVGKRRQEARGALQNRLRVFLSLMESGWFDNLLLDIDKADAIVKMLDAAVIKMEGGTENDLRILEQEEEEEQAGKPGEPSKKEEGRAGPGLGDGERKANDKDDKKEDGKQAENDISNDDKTKKSEGDGDKEEKKDDSEKDAKKSSKKRNRKHSGDDSFDEGSVSESESESESGQAEEEKEEAEEALKEKEKPKEEEREKPKDTPGLECKPRPLHKTCSLFMRNIAPNISRAEIISLCKRYPGFMRVALSEPQPERRFFRRGWVTFDRSVNIKEICWNLQNIRLRECELSPGVNRDLTRRVRNINGITQHKQIVRNDIKLAAKLIHTLDDRTQLWASEPGTPPLPTSLPSQNPILKNITDYLIEEVSAEEEELLGSSGGAPPEEPPKEGNPAEINVERDEKLIKVLDKLLLYLRIVHSLDYYNTCEYPNEDEMPNRCGIIHVRGPMPPNRISHGEVLEWQKTFEEKLAPLLSVRESLSEEEAQKMGRKDPEQEVEKFVTSNTQELGKDKWLCPLSGKKFKGPEFVRKHIFNKHAEKIEEVKKEVAFFNNFLTDAKRPALPEIKPAQPPGPAQILPPGLTPGLPYPHQTPQGLMPYGQPRPPILGYGAGAVRPAVPTGGPPYPHAPYGAGRGNYDAFRGQGGYPGKPRNRMVRGDPRAIVEYRDLDAPDDVDFF from the exons ATGGGGGACAGTGACGACGAGTACGACCGAAGGCGCAGGGACAAGTTTAGAAGAGAGCGCAGCGACTATGACCGTTCTCGCGAAAGAGATGAAAGACGTCGAGGAGACGATTGGAATGACCG AGAGTGGGACCGTGGCCGGGAGCGCCGCAGTCGGGGTGAATATCGGGACTATGACCGGAATCGGCGAGAGCGCTTCTCTCCTCCCCGCCATGAACTCAGCCCCCCACAAAAGCGCATGAGGCGAGACTG GGATGAGCACAGTTCTGACCCATACCACAGTGGCTATGAGATGCCCTatgctggggggggtgggggcccaaCTTATGGCCCCCCTCAGCCCTGGGGCCACCCAGACGTCCACATCATGCAGCACCATGTTCTGCCTATCCAGGCCAG ACTTCCTGACCGGGCCCCCCCCAGGCTGGGCAGCATCGCAGAGATTGACTTGGGTGTGCCACCACCGGTGATGAAGACTTTCAAGGAGTTTCTCCTGTCGTTGGATGACTCTGTGGACGAGACCGAGGCCGTAAAGCGTTACAATGACTATAAGCTGGATTTTCGAAGGCAGCAGATGCAAGATTTCTTTTTGGCTCATAAAGATGAGGAGTG GTTTCGGTCTAAGTACCACCCAGATGAGGTGGGGAAGCGTCGGCAGGAGGCCCGGGGGGCCCTGCAAAACAGACTGAGGGTATTCCTGTCCCTCATGGAGAGTGGCTGGTTTGATAATCTTCTCCTGGACATAGACAAAGCTGATGCCATTGTCAAGATGCTGGATGCAG CTGTGATTAAGATGGAAGGAGGGACGGAGAACGATCTGCGCAtcctggagcaggaggaggaggaggagcaggcgGGAAAGCCTGGGGAGCCCAGCAAGAAAGAGGAAGGCCGGGCTGGACCAGGCCTGGGGGACGGAGAGCGCAAGGCCAATGATAAGGACGACAAGAAAGAAGACGGCAAACAG GCTGAAAATGACATTTCTAATGATGACAAAACTAAGAAATCTGAGGGTGATGGggacaaggaagagaagaaagacgACTCTGAGAAAGATGCCAAAAAG AGTAGCAAGAAGCGGAATAGGAAGCACAGCGGTGATGACAGCTTTGATGAAGGCAGTGTGTCCGAGTCGGAGTCCGAGTCCGAGAGTGGCCAagctgaggaagagaaggaagaggctg AAGAAGCACTCAAGGAAAAGGAGAAGcccaaagaagaggaaagggagaagccTAAGGACACTCCGGGGCTGGAATGTAAACCCCGTCCCCTCCATAAGACTTGCTCCCTGTTCATGCGCAACATCGCACCCAACATCTCGAGGGCAGAGATCATTTCT CTTTGTAAAAGATACCCCGGCTTCATGCGTGTGGCACTGTCAGAACCCCAGCCTGAGAGGAG GTTTTTCCGCCGCGGCTGGGTGACCTTTGACCGCAGTGTTAACATCAAAGAGATCTGTTGGAACCTGCAGAATATCCGA CTCCGAGAGTGTGAGCTGAGCCCTGGTGTGAACAGAGACCTGACCCGTCGAGTCCGCAACATCAATGGCATTACCCAGCACAAGCAGATCGTGCGCAACGACATCAAGTTGGCAGCCAAACTGATCCATACGCTGGATGACAGGACCCAGCTCTGGGCCTCTGAGCCTGGGACACCTCCTCTGCCAACA AGTCTGCCCTCCCAGAACCCAATCTTGAAGAATATCACGGACTATCTGATTGAGGAAGTGAGcgcggaggaggaggagctgctCGGGAGCAGTGGGGGGGCCCCCCCTGAGGAGCCCCCTAAGGAGGGGAACCCGGCAGAGATCAACGTGGAGCGGGATGAGAAACTGATCAAG GTTTTGGACAAACTCCTCCTCTATTTGCGCATCGTGCATTCCCTGGATTATTATAACACGTGCGAGTACCCCAATGAGGATGAAATGCCCAACCGCTGTGGCATCATCCACGTTCGTGGGCCCATGCCACCCAACCGCATTAGTCATGGAGAAG TGCTAGAGTGGCAGAAGACATTCGAGGAGAAGCTGGCTCCACTGCTGAGTGTACGGGAATCTCTTTCAGAGGAAGAGGCTCAGAAGATGGGTCGCAAAGACCCTGAGCAGGAAGTGGAAAAGTTTGTCACCTCTAACACTCAGGAACTGGGCAAGGATAAGTGGCTATGCCCTCTCAGTGGCAAGAAATTCAAG GGCCCTGAGTTTGTACGCAAACATATCTTCAACAAGCATGCAGAGAAAATTGAGGAAGTGAAGAAGGAGGTGGCGTTTTTTAACAACTTTCTCACTGATGCCAAGCGCCCAGCTCTGCCCGAGATCAAGCCAGCCCAGCCACCTGGCCCTGCCCAGA TACTCCCCCCAGGCCTGACCCCGGGACTCCCCTACCCACACCAGACTCCACAGGGCCTGATGCCCTATGGTCAGCCCCGGCCCCCCATCTTGGGCTATGGAG CTGGTGCCGTCCGCCCTGCAGTCCCCACGGGAGGGCCTCCATACCCTCATGCCCCCTATGGTGCTGGTCGAGGGAACTATGATGCCTTTCGAGGCCAAGGAGGTTATCCTGGGAAGCCTCGAAACAG gATGGTCCGAGGAGACCCACGGGCTATTGTGGAGTACCGTGACCTGGATGCTCCAGATGATGTGGATTTCTTTTGA
- the SRRT gene encoding serrate RNA effector molecule homolog isoform X6, whose amino-acid sequence MGDSDDEYDRRRRDKFRRERSDYDRSRERDERRRGDDWNDREWDRGRERRSRGEYRDYDRNRRERFSPPRHELSPPQKRMRRDWDEHSSDPYHSGYEMPYAGGGGGPTYGPPQPWGHPDVHIMQHHVLPIQARLGSIAEIDLGVPPPVMKTFKEFLLSLDDSVDETEAVKRYNDYKLDFRRQQMQDFFLAHKDEEWFRSKYHPDEVGKRRQEARGALQNRLRVFLSLMESGWFDNLLLDIDKADAIVKMLDAAVIKMEGGTENDLRILEQEEEEEQAGKPGEPSKKEEGRAGPGLGDGERKANDKDDKKEDGKQAENDISNDDKTKKSEGDGDKEEKKDDSEKDAKKSSKKRNRKHSGDDSFDEGSVSESESESESGQAEEEKEEAEEALKEKEKPKEEEREKPKDTPGLECKPRPLHKTCSLFMRNIAPNISRAEIISLCKRYPGFMRVALSEPQPERRFFRRGWVTFDRSVNIKEICWNLQNIRLRECELSPGVNRDLTRRVRNINGITQHKQIVRNDIKLAAKLIHTLDDRTQLWASEPGTPPLPTSLPSQNPILKNITDYLIEEVSAEEEELLGSSGGAPPEEPPKEGNPAEINVERDEKLIKVLDKLLLYLRIVHSLDYYNTCEYPNEDEMPNRCGIIHVRGPMPPNRISHGEVLEWQKTFEEKLAPLLSVRESLSEEEAQKMGRKDPEQEVEKFVTSNTQELGKDKWLCPLSGKKFKGPEFVRKHIFNKHAEKIEEVKKEVAFFNNFLTDAKRPALPEIKPAQPPGPAQSLTPGLPYPHQTPQGLMPYGQPRPPILGYGAGAVRPAVPTGGPPYPHAPYGAGRGNYDAFRGQGGYPGKPRNRMVRGDPRAIVEYRDLDAPDDVDFF is encoded by the exons ATGGGGGACAGTGACGACGAGTACGACCGAAGGCGCAGGGACAAGTTTAGAAGAGAGCGCAGCGACTATGACCGTTCTCGCGAAAGAGATGAAAGACGTCGAGGAGACGATTGGAATGACCG AGAGTGGGACCGTGGCCGGGAGCGCCGCAGTCGGGGTGAATATCGGGACTATGACCGGAATCGGCGAGAGCGCTTCTCTCCTCCCCGCCATGAACTCAGCCCCCCACAAAAGCGCATGAGGCGAGACTG GGATGAGCACAGTTCTGACCCATACCACAGTGGCTATGAGATGCCCTatgctggggggggtgggggcccaaCTTATGGCCCCCCTCAGCCCTGGGGCCACCCAGACGTCCACATCATGCAGCACCATGTTCTGCCTATCCAGGCCAG GCTGGGCAGCATCGCAGAGATTGACTTGGGTGTGCCACCACCGGTGATGAAGACTTTCAAGGAGTTTCTCCTGTCGTTGGATGACTCTGTGGACGAGACCGAGGCCGTAAAGCGTTACAATGACTATAAGCTGGATTTTCGAAGGCAGCAGATGCAAGATTTCTTTTTGGCTCATAAAGATGAGGAGTG GTTTCGGTCTAAGTACCACCCAGATGAGGTGGGGAAGCGTCGGCAGGAGGCCCGGGGGGCCCTGCAAAACAGACTGAGGGTATTCCTGTCCCTCATGGAGAGTGGCTGGTTTGATAATCTTCTCCTGGACATAGACAAAGCTGATGCCATTGTCAAGATGCTGGATGCAG CTGTGATTAAGATGGAAGGAGGGACGGAGAACGATCTGCGCAtcctggagcaggaggaggaggaggagcaggcgGGAAAGCCTGGGGAGCCCAGCAAGAAAGAGGAAGGCCGGGCTGGACCAGGCCTGGGGGACGGAGAGCGCAAGGCCAATGATAAGGACGACAAGAAAGAAGACGGCAAACAG GCTGAAAATGACATTTCTAATGATGACAAAACTAAGAAATCTGAGGGTGATGGggacaaggaagagaagaaagacgACTCTGAGAAAGATGCCAAAAAG AGTAGCAAGAAGCGGAATAGGAAGCACAGCGGTGATGACAGCTTTGATGAAGGCAGTGTGTCCGAGTCGGAGTCCGAGTCCGAGAGTGGCCAagctgaggaagagaaggaagaggctg AAGAAGCACTCAAGGAAAAGGAGAAGcccaaagaagaggaaagggagaagccTAAGGACACTCCGGGGCTGGAATGTAAACCCCGTCCCCTCCATAAGACTTGCTCCCTGTTCATGCGCAACATCGCACCCAACATCTCGAGGGCAGAGATCATTTCT CTTTGTAAAAGATACCCCGGCTTCATGCGTGTGGCACTGTCAGAACCCCAGCCTGAGAGGAG GTTTTTCCGCCGCGGCTGGGTGACCTTTGACCGCAGTGTTAACATCAAAGAGATCTGTTGGAACCTGCAGAATATCCGA CTCCGAGAGTGTGAGCTGAGCCCTGGTGTGAACAGAGACCTGACCCGTCGAGTCCGCAACATCAATGGCATTACCCAGCACAAGCAGATCGTGCGCAACGACATCAAGTTGGCAGCCAAACTGATCCATACGCTGGATGACAGGACCCAGCTCTGGGCCTCTGAGCCTGGGACACCTCCTCTGCCAACA AGTCTGCCCTCCCAGAACCCAATCTTGAAGAATATCACGGACTATCTGATTGAGGAAGTGAGcgcggaggaggaggagctgctCGGGAGCAGTGGGGGGGCCCCCCCTGAGGAGCCCCCTAAGGAGGGGAACCCGGCAGAGATCAACGTGGAGCGGGATGAGAAACTGATCAAG GTTTTGGACAAACTCCTCCTCTATTTGCGCATCGTGCATTCCCTGGATTATTATAACACGTGCGAGTACCCCAATGAGGATGAAATGCCCAACCGCTGTGGCATCATCCACGTTCGTGGGCCCATGCCACCCAACCGCATTAGTCATGGAGAAG TGCTAGAGTGGCAGAAGACATTCGAGGAGAAGCTGGCTCCACTGCTGAGTGTACGGGAATCTCTTTCAGAGGAAGAGGCTCAGAAGATGGGTCGCAAAGACCCTGAGCAGGAAGTGGAAAAGTTTGTCACCTCTAACACTCAGGAACTGGGCAAGGATAAGTGGCTATGCCCTCTCAGTGGCAAGAAATTCAAG GGCCCTGAGTTTGTACGCAAACATATCTTCAACAAGCATGCAGAGAAAATTGAGGAAGTGAAGAAGGAGGTGGCGTTTTTTAACAACTTTCTCACTGATGCCAAGCGCCCAGCTCTGCCCGAGATCAAGCCAGCCCAGCCACCTGGCCCTGCCCAGA GCCTGACCCCGGGACTCCCCTACCCACACCAGACTCCACAGGGCCTGATGCCCTATGGTCAGCCCCGGCCCCCCATCTTGGGCTATGGAG CTGGTGCCGTCCGCCCTGCAGTCCCCACGGGAGGGCCTCCATACCCTCATGCCCCCTATGGTGCTGGTCGAGGGAACTATGATGCCTTTCGAGGCCAAGGAGGTTATCCTGGGAAGCCTCGAAACAG gATGGTCCGAGGAGACCCACGGGCTATTGTGGAGTACCGTGACCTGGATGCTCCAGATGATGTGGATTTCTTTTGA